The following proteins are co-located in the Apium graveolens cultivar Ventura chromosome 5, ASM990537v1, whole genome shotgun sequence genome:
- the LOC141659162 gene encoding protein ALWAYS EARLY 3-like isoform X3, which produces MGPARKSRSVYKRYPNISEVSPVKHGEAAERRVSRKRKLSDMLGPQWSKEELEYFYEAYRKHGKDWKKVGVVLRNRSFEMVEALYTMNRAYLSLPEGTASVAGLIAMMTDHYCNLAGSDSEQESNEGAGTSRKFQKRSQAKVPPKTSKGFEGRLTSSSQAMASSYDQLPLLKKKRSGGTRPRVVGKRTPRFPVPFSHENVQGDRFASPTRQGLRYNGDANDSDVGHENLIALAEASQRGEFSSAKRMVGDNDMDEDDLEGSMDADSEDYSRNKRYMSKAGKQSGLSRKEPRLYGKRLEVDNNRNSQDEIREACSGTEGKKLGAAREKSEIEVTNGKNSRYSQGRWKRSKTIHFDQDEASALTGLEALANAVLMPESTNDNDSSIHVKNESNEVDEPESLEGMRTTHRIEKGQVSEKKWNQSILGSKHATNRTSMLGKDSTYCVSRSPEAELKTLSSFTKLSRKKHKTMASKVSTGERHSDTFMSESQVVEDAEVGNKLTSKGKQSSQSASPMLNKHPEISSSITCPRKEAGDSAMSGVHLPAADQVDITNKVGRRRKTMFGKALKYADSELSDRTKKLLNCFSNHQVRRWCSFEWFYSAIDYPWFAQREFVEYLLHVGLGHVPRLTHVEWGVIRSSLGKPRRFSEQFLKEEKEKLNRYRNSVRTHYTELHSGTREGLPTDLARPLSVGQRVTAIHPKTREIHDGSVLTVDHSRCRVQFDRPELGVEFVTDIDCMPSNPVDNMPTSMTRNRSVTDVENLNNFKINGQAKDQRPEGYIKFSPSENLGNVNSVPHMSPASYPTFNLLKPSKLFSTVVDSQAIMGPKDKVSNLQIAYSHPSSLAQIRAQEADVQAISELSRALEKKQLLVSELRELNNDVLENQKDGVSTLKDSEPFKKQYAAVLVQLRDTDELQVTSALGCLKQRNTYQGNGLLTWPRSMANSGGSVGVFDSSNCSLQNEEHGSHVNEIVENSRTRARTMVNAAMKAFSSMKGGGNTFEKIEEAIDYVYDQIPSVENYIPSERSFAAIESGNLTSQELKCGTLSPLQTLPNQQSNNQSIVPSELITKCVATLLMIQKCTERQFPPADVAQILDSAVTSLQPCTSKNLPVYADIEKCMIMIRNQIMALVPM; this is translated from the exons ATGGGCCCAGCAAGGAAGTCCAGGAGTGTGTACAAGCGGTATCCTAATATTAGTGAGGTCTCTCCTGTTAAACATGGAGAGGCTGCTGAAAGAAGGGTCTCACGG AAAAGGAAGTTGTCTGACATGTTGGGACCCCAATGGAGTAAGGAAGAGCTGGAGTACTTCTATGAAGCATATAGAAAGCATGGAAAGGACTGGAAGAAG GTGGGCGTTGTATTGAGAAATCGATCCTTTGAAATGGTGGAGGCGCTTTACACAATGAATAGA GCATACCTGTCTCTTCCAGAAGGAACTGCTTCTGTGGCTGGATTAATTGCAATGATGACAGATCACTATTGCAATCTG GCTGGAAGTGATAGTGAGCAAGAAAGCAATGAAGGTGCTGGAACCTCTCGCAAATTTCAAAAGCGCTCTCAGGCGAAGGTACCCCCCAAGACTTCTAAAGGATTTGAAGGACGTTTGACTTCAAGTTCTCAGGCAATGGCATCAAGTTATGACCAGCTACCACTTTTGAAGAAGAAGCGCTCTGGTG GAACCCGACCTCGTGTTGTTGGGAAAAGGACGCCTCGATTTCCCGTTCCGTTTTCTCATGAGAACGTACAAGGGGATCGGTTTGCTTCTCCAACAAGACAAGGTCTAAGATACAACGGGGATGCTAATGATAGTGACGTTGGCCATGAGAATCTTATAGCATTGGCGGAAGCTTCTCAAAGAGGTGAATTTTCTTCAGCAAAGAGAATG GTTGGCGACAATGACATGGATGAAGATGATTTAGAGGGGAGCATGGATGCTGATAGTGAGGATTATTCAAGGAATAAGAGATATATGAGCAAAGCAGGAAAACAGAGTGGTTTATCTCGCAAAGAGCCAAGACTTTACGGGAAGAGGCTAGAAGTTGATAACAATAGAAACAGCCAGGATGAGATTAGGGAAGCCTGTAGTGGAACAGAAGGAAAAAAACTAGGAGCAGCTCGTGAAAAATCTGAAATTGAGGTTACAAATGGAAAAAATTCTAGGTATTCTCAGGGTAGGTGGAAGAGAAGTAAAACGATTCATTTTGACCAAG ATGAAGCCTCCGCCTTAACTGGCCTGGAAGCTTTGGCAAATGCAGTTCTCATGCCTGAATCAACAAATGATAATG attcatccatTCATGTCAAAAACGAAAGTAATGAAGTTGATGAACCTGAATCCCTTGAAGGTATGCGCACGACCCATCGGATAGAGAAAGGACAGGTGTCGGAGAAGAAATGGAATCAATCAATTTTGGGATCAAAACATGCTACAAATAGAACTTCTATGCTGGGAAAAGATTCTACTTATTGTGTTAGTCGTAGTCCCGAGGCTGAGCTGAAAACTCTCTCTTCTTTTACAAAGCTGTCGAGGAAAAAGCACAAGACCATGGCATCAAAA GTTTCGACAGGTGAACGTCACAGTGATACTTTTATGAGTGAATCTCAAGTAGTTGAG GATGCAGAGGTGGGTAATAAGTTAACAAGCAAGGGTAAACAATCATCACAAAGTGCTTCACCCATGTTGAATAAACACCCAGAAATTTCTTCTTCGATTACTTGTCCGAGAAAGGAAGCCGGAGATTCAGCCATGTCAGGTGTACATCTTCCTGCTGCAGATCAGGTTGACATAACCAATAAAGTAGGGAGAAGACGTAAGACAATGTTTGGCAAGGCCCTCAAATATGCAGATTCAGAATTATCAGATAGAACG AAAAAGCTCTTAAATTGCTTTTCCAATCATCAAGTACGTAGGTGGTGTTCATTTGAGTGGTTTTATAGTGCAATTGATTACCCTTGGTTTGCTCAAAGGGAGTTCGTAGAGTACTTGCTTCATGTTGGTCTGGGTCATGTTCCAAGATTAACACATGTTGAATGGGGTGTCATAAGAAG CTCTCTTGGCAAACCGCGAAGGTTTTCTGAACAATTTCTGAAGGAAGAGAAGGAAAAACTAAATCGATACAGGAATTCTGTTAGAACACATTATACAGAACTTCATTCAGGTACTAGGGAAGGGCTTCCAACAGATCTTGCAAGGCCTTTGTCTGTTGGACAACGTGTAACTGCAATTCATCCGAAGACTAGAGAAATTCATGATGGCAGTGTCCTAACTGTAGATCATAGTAGGTGTCGCGTTCAATTTGATCGTCCTGAACTAGGAGTAGAATTTGTCACG GATATTGATTGTATGCCCTCAAATCCAGTAGACAATATGCCAACATCAATGACAAGAAATAGAAGTGTGACTGATGTGGAGAACTTAAATAACTTTAAAATAAATGGGCAGGCAAAAGATCAGAGACCAGAAGGGTATATTAAATTTTCCCCAAGTGAGAACCTGGGAAACGTTAATTCTGTCCCTCATATGTCACCCGCTTCTTACCCGACATTTAATCTATTAAAGCCGTCAAAG TTGTTCTCTACAGTTGTAGACTCACAAGCCATAATGGGTCCTAAAGATAAAGTTTCCAATCTACAAATAGCGTACTCACACCCTTCTTCACTAGCACAGATTAGGGCTCAAGAAGCTGATGTCCAGGCCATTTCTGAGCTAAGTCGTGCTCTCGAGAAAAAG CAATTGCTAGTTTCTGAGTTGAGGGAATTGAACAATGACGTGTTAGAAAATCAGAAGGATGGCGTTTCAACTCTAAAGGACTCGGAGCCTTTTAAAAAGCAATATGCTGCTGTTCTCGTACAACTGCGCGACACAGATGAACTG CAGGTTACTTCTGCTCTGGGTTGTCTAAAGCAACGTAATACTTATCAAGGAAATGGCTTGCTTACATGGCCGAGGTCTATGGCCAATTCCGGTGGTTCCGTTGGTGTGTTTGACTCTTCCAACTGTTCACTTCAAAATGAAGAACATGGATCTCATGTCAATGAAATTGTTGAAAACTCTAGAACAAGGGCTCGTACCATGGTGAATGCAGCAATGAAG GCGTTTTCTTCAATGAAGGGTGGGGGGAACACCtttgagaagattgaggaggctataGACTATGTCTACGATCAGATACCGTCAGTAGAAAACTATATACCATCTGAGAGGTCTTTTGCTGCCATAGAAAGTGGTAATTTGACTTCTCAAGAGCTGAAGTGTGGTACATTAAGTCCATTACAGACTCTACCTAATCAACAGTCAAATAATCAGTCGATAGTTCCTTCAGAACTTATCACTAAATGTGTTGCTACCTTGCTGATGATTCAG AAGTGTACTGAACGACAGTTTCCACCAGCAGATGTAGCTCAAATACTGGATTCTGCGGTTACAAGTTTACAGCCTTGCACCTCAAAAAACCTTCCTGTTTATGCTGATATAGAGAAGTGCATGATCATGATTAGGAATCAAATTATGGCGCTTGTACCAATGTAA
- the LOC141659162 gene encoding protein ALWAYS EARLY 3-like isoform X7, with the protein MGPARKSRSVYKRYPNISEVSPVKHGEAAERRVSRKRKLSDMLGPQWSKEELEYFYEAYRKHGKDWKKVGVVLRNRSFEMVEALYTMNRAYLSLPEGTASVAGLIAMMTDHYCNLAGSDSEQESNEGAGTSRKFQKRSQAKVPPKTSKGFEGRLTSSSQAMASSYDQLPLLKKKRSGGTRPRVVGKRTPRFPVPFSHENVQGDRFASPTRQGLRYNGDANDSDVGHENLIALAEASQRGEFSSAKRMVGDNDMDEDDLEGSMDADSEDYSRNKRYMSKAGKQSGLSRKEPRLYGKRLEVDNNRNSQDEIREACSGTEGKKLGAAREKSEIEVTNGKNSRYSQGRWKRSKTIHFDQDEASALTGLEALANAVLMPESTNDNDSSIHVKNESNEVDEPESLEGMRTTHRIEKGQVSEKKWNQSILGSKHATNRTSMLGKDSTYCVSRSPEAELKTLSSFTKLSRKKHKTMASKVSTGERHSDTFMSESQVVEDAEVGNKLTSKGKQSSQSASPMLNKHPEISSSITCPRKEAGDSAMSGVHLPAADQVDITNKVGRRRKTMFGKALKYADSELSDRTKKLLNCFSNHQVRRWCSFEWFYSAIDYPWFAQREFVEYLLHVGLGHVPRLTHVEWGVIRSSLGKPRRFSEQFLKEEKEKLNRYRNSVRTHYTELHSGTREGLPTDLARPLSVGQRVTAIHPKTREIHDGSVLTVDHSRCRVQFDRPELGVEFVTDIDCMPSNPVDNMPTSMTRNRSVTDVENLNNFKINGQAKDQRPEGYIKFSPSENLGNVNSVPHMSPASYPTFNLLKPSKLFSTVVDSQAIMGPKDKVSNLQIAYSHPSSLAQIRAQEADVQAISELSRALEKKQLLVSELRELNNDVLENQKDGVSTLKDSEPFKKQYAAVLVQLRDTDELVTSALGCLKQRNTYQGNGLLTWPRSMANSGGSVGVFDSSNCSLQNEEHGSHVNEIVENSRTRARTMVNAAMKAFSSMKGGGNTFEKIEEAIDYVYDQIPSVENYIPSERSFAAIESGNLTSQELKCGTLSPLQTLPNQQSNNQSIVPSELITKCVATLLMIQKCTERQFPPADVAQILDSAVTSLQPCTSKNLPVYADIEKCMIMIRNQIMALVPM; encoded by the exons ATGGGCCCAGCAAGGAAGTCCAGGAGTGTGTACAAGCGGTATCCTAATATTAGTGAGGTCTCTCCTGTTAAACATGGAGAGGCTGCTGAAAGAAGGGTCTCACGG AAAAGGAAGTTGTCTGACATGTTGGGACCCCAATGGAGTAAGGAAGAGCTGGAGTACTTCTATGAAGCATATAGAAAGCATGGAAAGGACTGGAAGAAG GTGGGCGTTGTATTGAGAAATCGATCCTTTGAAATGGTGGAGGCGCTTTACACAATGAATAGA GCATACCTGTCTCTTCCAGAAGGAACTGCTTCTGTGGCTGGATTAATTGCAATGATGACAGATCACTATTGCAATCTG GCTGGAAGTGATAGTGAGCAAGAAAGCAATGAAGGTGCTGGAACCTCTCGCAAATTTCAAAAGCGCTCTCAGGCGAAGGTACCCCCCAAGACTTCTAAAGGATTTGAAGGACGTTTGACTTCAAGTTCTCAGGCAATGGCATCAAGTTATGACCAGCTACCACTTTTGAAGAAGAAGCGCTCTGGTG GAACCCGACCTCGTGTTGTTGGGAAAAGGACGCCTCGATTTCCCGTTCCGTTTTCTCATGAGAACGTACAAGGGGATCGGTTTGCTTCTCCAACAAGACAAGGTCTAAGATACAACGGGGATGCTAATGATAGTGACGTTGGCCATGAGAATCTTATAGCATTGGCGGAAGCTTCTCAAAGAGGTGAATTTTCTTCAGCAAAGAGAATG GTTGGCGACAATGACATGGATGAAGATGATTTAGAGGGGAGCATGGATGCTGATAGTGAGGATTATTCAAGGAATAAGAGATATATGAGCAAAGCAGGAAAACAGAGTGGTTTATCTCGCAAAGAGCCAAGACTTTACGGGAAGAGGCTAGAAGTTGATAACAATAGAAACAGCCAGGATGAGATTAGGGAAGCCTGTAGTGGAACAGAAGGAAAAAAACTAGGAGCAGCTCGTGAAAAATCTGAAATTGAGGTTACAAATGGAAAAAATTCTAGGTATTCTCAGGGTAGGTGGAAGAGAAGTAAAACGATTCATTTTGACCAAG ATGAAGCCTCCGCCTTAACTGGCCTGGAAGCTTTGGCAAATGCAGTTCTCATGCCTGAATCAACAAATGATAATG attcatccatTCATGTCAAAAACGAAAGTAATGAAGTTGATGAACCTGAATCCCTTGAAGGTATGCGCACGACCCATCGGATAGAGAAAGGACAGGTGTCGGAGAAGAAATGGAATCAATCAATTTTGGGATCAAAACATGCTACAAATAGAACTTCTATGCTGGGAAAAGATTCTACTTATTGTGTTAGTCGTAGTCCCGAGGCTGAGCTGAAAACTCTCTCTTCTTTTACAAAGCTGTCGAGGAAAAAGCACAAGACCATGGCATCAAAA GTTTCGACAGGTGAACGTCACAGTGATACTTTTATGAGTGAATCTCAAGTAGTTGAG GATGCAGAGGTGGGTAATAAGTTAACAAGCAAGGGTAAACAATCATCACAAAGTGCTTCACCCATGTTGAATAAACACCCAGAAATTTCTTCTTCGATTACTTGTCCGAGAAAGGAAGCCGGAGATTCAGCCATGTCAGGTGTACATCTTCCTGCTGCAGATCAGGTTGACATAACCAATAAAGTAGGGAGAAGACGTAAGACAATGTTTGGCAAGGCCCTCAAATATGCAGATTCAGAATTATCAGATAGAACG AAAAAGCTCTTAAATTGCTTTTCCAATCATCAAGTACGTAGGTGGTGTTCATTTGAGTGGTTTTATAGTGCAATTGATTACCCTTGGTTTGCTCAAAGGGAGTTCGTAGAGTACTTGCTTCATGTTGGTCTGGGTCATGTTCCAAGATTAACACATGTTGAATGGGGTGTCATAAGAAG CTCTCTTGGCAAACCGCGAAGGTTTTCTGAACAATTTCTGAAGGAAGAGAAGGAAAAACTAAATCGATACAGGAATTCTGTTAGAACACATTATACAGAACTTCATTCAGGTACTAGGGAAGGGCTTCCAACAGATCTTGCAAGGCCTTTGTCTGTTGGACAACGTGTAACTGCAATTCATCCGAAGACTAGAGAAATTCATGATGGCAGTGTCCTAACTGTAGATCATAGTAGGTGTCGCGTTCAATTTGATCGTCCTGAACTAGGAGTAGAATTTGTCACG GATATTGATTGTATGCCCTCAAATCCAGTAGACAATATGCCAACATCAATGACAAGAAATAGAAGTGTGACTGATGTGGAGAACTTAAATAACTTTAAAATAAATGGGCAGGCAAAAGATCAGAGACCAGAAGGGTATATTAAATTTTCCCCAAGTGAGAACCTGGGAAACGTTAATTCTGTCCCTCATATGTCACCCGCTTCTTACCCGACATTTAATCTATTAAAGCCGTCAAAG TTGTTCTCTACAGTTGTAGACTCACAAGCCATAATGGGTCCTAAAGATAAAGTTTCCAATCTACAAATAGCGTACTCACACCCTTCTTCACTAGCACAGATTAGGGCTCAAGAAGCTGATGTCCAGGCCATTTCTGAGCTAAGTCGTGCTCTCGAGAAAAAG CAATTGCTAGTTTCTGAGTTGAGGGAATTGAACAATGACGTGTTAGAAAATCAGAAGGATGGCGTTTCAACTCTAAAGGACTCGGAGCCTTTTAAAAAGCAATATGCTGCTGTTCTCGTACAACTGCGCGACACAGATGAACTG GTTACTTCTGCTCTGGGTTGTCTAAAGCAACGTAATACTTATCAAGGAAATGGCTTGCTTACATGGCCGAGGTCTATGGCCAATTCCGGTGGTTCCGTTGGTGTGTTTGACTCTTCCAACTGTTCACTTCAAAATGAAGAACATGGATCTCATGTCAATGAAATTGTTGAAAACTCTAGAACAAGGGCTCGTACCATGGTGAATGCAGCAATGAAG GCGTTTTCTTCAATGAAGGGTGGGGGGAACACCtttgagaagattgaggaggctataGACTATGTCTACGATCAGATACCGTCAGTAGAAAACTATATACCATCTGAGAGGTCTTTTGCTGCCATAGAAAGTGGTAATTTGACTTCTCAAGAGCTGAAGTGTGGTACATTAAGTCCATTACAGACTCTACCTAATCAACAGTCAAATAATCAGTCGATAGTTCCTTCAGAACTTATCACTAAATGTGTTGCTACCTTGCTGATGATTCAG AAGTGTACTGAACGACAGTTTCCACCAGCAGATGTAGCTCAAATACTGGATTCTGCGGTTACAAGTTTACAGCCTTGCACCTCAAAAAACCTTCCTGTTTATGCTGATATAGAGAAGTGCATGATCATGATTAGGAATCAAATTATGGCGCTTGTACCAATGTAA
- the LOC141659162 gene encoding protein ALWAYS EARLY 3-like isoform X6, translated as MGPARKSRSVYKRYPNISEVSPVKHGEAAERRVSRKRKLSDMLGPQWSKEELEYFYEAYRKHGKDWKKVGVVLRNRSFEMVEALYTMNRAYLSLPEGTASVAGLIAMMTDHYCNLVRLAGSDSEQESNEGAGTSRKFQKRSQAKVPPKTSKGFEGRLTSSSQAMASSYDQLPLLKKKRSGGTRPRVVGKRTPRFPVPFSHENVQGDRFASPTRQGLRYNGDANDSDVGHENLIALAEASQRGEFSSAKRMVGDNDMDEDDLEGSMDADSEDYSRNKRYMSKAGKQSGLSRKEPRLYGKRLEVDNNRNSQDEIREACSGTEGKKLGAAREKSEIEVTNGKNSRYSQGRWKRSKTIHFDQDEASALTGLEALANAVLMPESTNDNDSSIHVKNESNEVDEPESLEGMRTTHRIEKGQVSEKKWNQSILGSKHATNRTSMLGKDSTYCVSRSPEAELKTLSSFTKLSRKKHKTMASKVSTGERHSDTFMSESQVVEDAEVGNKLTSKGKQSSQSASPMLNKHPEISSSITCPRKEAGDSAMSGVHLPAADQVDITNKVGRRRKTMFGKALKYADSELSDRTKKLLNCFSNHQVRRWCSFEWFYSAIDYPWFAQREFVEYLLHVGLGHVPRLTHVEWGVIRSSLGKPRRFSEQFLKEEKEKLNRYRNSVRTHYTELHSGTREGLPTDLARPLSVGQRVTAIHPKTREIHDGSVLTVDHSRCRVQFDRPELGVEFVTDIDCMPSNPVDNMPTSMTRNRSVTDVENLNNFKINGQAKDQRPEGYIKFSPSENLGNVNSVPHMSPASYPTFNLLKPSKQLLVSELRELNNDVLENQKDGVSTLKDSEPFKKQYAAVLVQLRDTDELQVTSALGCLKQRNTYQGNGLLTWPRSMANSGGSVGVFDSSNCSLQNEEHGSHVNEIVENSRTRARTMVNAAMKAFSSMKGGGNTFEKIEEAIDYVYDQIPSVENYIPSERSFAAIESGNLTSQELKCGTLSPLQTLPNQQSNNQSIVPSELITKCVATLLMIQKCTERQFPPADVAQILDSAVTSLQPCTSKNLPVYADIEKCMIMIRNQIMALVPM; from the exons ATGGGCCCAGCAAGGAAGTCCAGGAGTGTGTACAAGCGGTATCCTAATATTAGTGAGGTCTCTCCTGTTAAACATGGAGAGGCTGCTGAAAGAAGGGTCTCACGG AAAAGGAAGTTGTCTGACATGTTGGGACCCCAATGGAGTAAGGAAGAGCTGGAGTACTTCTATGAAGCATATAGAAAGCATGGAAAGGACTGGAAGAAG GTGGGCGTTGTATTGAGAAATCGATCCTTTGAAATGGTGGAGGCGCTTTACACAATGAATAGA GCATACCTGTCTCTTCCAGAAGGAACTGCTTCTGTGGCTGGATTAATTGCAATGATGACAGATCACTATTGCAATCTGGTAAGATTG GCTGGAAGTGATAGTGAGCAAGAAAGCAATGAAGGTGCTGGAACCTCTCGCAAATTTCAAAAGCGCTCTCAGGCGAAGGTACCCCCCAAGACTTCTAAAGGATTTGAAGGACGTTTGACTTCAAGTTCTCAGGCAATGGCATCAAGTTATGACCAGCTACCACTTTTGAAGAAGAAGCGCTCTGGTG GAACCCGACCTCGTGTTGTTGGGAAAAGGACGCCTCGATTTCCCGTTCCGTTTTCTCATGAGAACGTACAAGGGGATCGGTTTGCTTCTCCAACAAGACAAGGTCTAAGATACAACGGGGATGCTAATGATAGTGACGTTGGCCATGAGAATCTTATAGCATTGGCGGAAGCTTCTCAAAGAGGTGAATTTTCTTCAGCAAAGAGAATG GTTGGCGACAATGACATGGATGAAGATGATTTAGAGGGGAGCATGGATGCTGATAGTGAGGATTATTCAAGGAATAAGAGATATATGAGCAAAGCAGGAAAACAGAGTGGTTTATCTCGCAAAGAGCCAAGACTTTACGGGAAGAGGCTAGAAGTTGATAACAATAGAAACAGCCAGGATGAGATTAGGGAAGCCTGTAGTGGAACAGAAGGAAAAAAACTAGGAGCAGCTCGTGAAAAATCTGAAATTGAGGTTACAAATGGAAAAAATTCTAGGTATTCTCAGGGTAGGTGGAAGAGAAGTAAAACGATTCATTTTGACCAAG ATGAAGCCTCCGCCTTAACTGGCCTGGAAGCTTTGGCAAATGCAGTTCTCATGCCTGAATCAACAAATGATAATG attcatccatTCATGTCAAAAACGAAAGTAATGAAGTTGATGAACCTGAATCCCTTGAAGGTATGCGCACGACCCATCGGATAGAGAAAGGACAGGTGTCGGAGAAGAAATGGAATCAATCAATTTTGGGATCAAAACATGCTACAAATAGAACTTCTATGCTGGGAAAAGATTCTACTTATTGTGTTAGTCGTAGTCCCGAGGCTGAGCTGAAAACTCTCTCTTCTTTTACAAAGCTGTCGAGGAAAAAGCACAAGACCATGGCATCAAAA GTTTCGACAGGTGAACGTCACAGTGATACTTTTATGAGTGAATCTCAAGTAGTTGAG GATGCAGAGGTGGGTAATAAGTTAACAAGCAAGGGTAAACAATCATCACAAAGTGCTTCACCCATGTTGAATAAACACCCAGAAATTTCTTCTTCGATTACTTGTCCGAGAAAGGAAGCCGGAGATTCAGCCATGTCAGGTGTACATCTTCCTGCTGCAGATCAGGTTGACATAACCAATAAAGTAGGGAGAAGACGTAAGACAATGTTTGGCAAGGCCCTCAAATATGCAGATTCAGAATTATCAGATAGAACG AAAAAGCTCTTAAATTGCTTTTCCAATCATCAAGTACGTAGGTGGTGTTCATTTGAGTGGTTTTATAGTGCAATTGATTACCCTTGGTTTGCTCAAAGGGAGTTCGTAGAGTACTTGCTTCATGTTGGTCTGGGTCATGTTCCAAGATTAACACATGTTGAATGGGGTGTCATAAGAAG CTCTCTTGGCAAACCGCGAAGGTTTTCTGAACAATTTCTGAAGGAAGAGAAGGAAAAACTAAATCGATACAGGAATTCTGTTAGAACACATTATACAGAACTTCATTCAGGTACTAGGGAAGGGCTTCCAACAGATCTTGCAAGGCCTTTGTCTGTTGGACAACGTGTAACTGCAATTCATCCGAAGACTAGAGAAATTCATGATGGCAGTGTCCTAACTGTAGATCATAGTAGGTGTCGCGTTCAATTTGATCGTCCTGAACTAGGAGTAGAATTTGTCACG GATATTGATTGTATGCCCTCAAATCCAGTAGACAATATGCCAACATCAATGACAAGAAATAGAAGTGTGACTGATGTGGAGAACTTAAATAACTTTAAAATAAATGGGCAGGCAAAAGATCAGAGACCAGAAGGGTATATTAAATTTTCCCCAAGTGAGAACCTGGGAAACGTTAATTCTGTCCCTCATATGTCACCCGCTTCTTACCCGACATTTAATCTATTAAAGCCGTCAAAG CAATTGCTAGTTTCTGAGTTGAGGGAATTGAACAATGACGTGTTAGAAAATCAGAAGGATGGCGTTTCAACTCTAAAGGACTCGGAGCCTTTTAAAAAGCAATATGCTGCTGTTCTCGTACAACTGCGCGACACAGATGAACTG CAGGTTACTTCTGCTCTGGGTTGTCTAAAGCAACGTAATACTTATCAAGGAAATGGCTTGCTTACATGGCCGAGGTCTATGGCCAATTCCGGTGGTTCCGTTGGTGTGTTTGACTCTTCCAACTGTTCACTTCAAAATGAAGAACATGGATCTCATGTCAATGAAATTGTTGAAAACTCTAGAACAAGGGCTCGTACCATGGTGAATGCAGCAATGAAG GCGTTTTCTTCAATGAAGGGTGGGGGGAACACCtttgagaagattgaggaggctataGACTATGTCTACGATCAGATACCGTCAGTAGAAAACTATATACCATCTGAGAGGTCTTTTGCTGCCATAGAAAGTGGTAATTTGACTTCTCAAGAGCTGAAGTGTGGTACATTAAGTCCATTACAGACTCTACCTAATCAACAGTCAAATAATCAGTCGATAGTTCCTTCAGAACTTATCACTAAATGTGTTGCTACCTTGCTGATGATTCAG AAGTGTACTGAACGACAGTTTCCACCAGCAGATGTAGCTCAAATACTGGATTCTGCGGTTACAAGTTTACAGCCTTGCACCTCAAAAAACCTTCCTGTTTATGCTGATATAGAGAAGTGCATGATCATGATTAGGAATCAAATTATGGCGCTTGTACCAATGTAA